From the genome of Papaver somniferum cultivar HN1 chromosome 2, ASM357369v1, whole genome shotgun sequence, one region includes:
- the LOC113349615 gene encoding E3 ubiquitin-protein ligase MIEL1-like: MEAGSADNELDFEKINPSFSALTIEAGSADDNERLDFEKMVHGCEHYRRRCRIRAPCCNEIYYCRHCHNEAMSLLSNPKDRHELVRRDVTQVICAVCDTEQEVAHVCSNCGVKMGEYFCQVCKFYDDDNEKGQFHCDECGICRVGGRDNFFHCKKCGSCYAISLRDNHICVENSMRNHCPICYEYLFDSLKDTQVLKCGHTIHRTCYDEMFEHNRYSCPICSKSTTDLSTVWQRLDQEIEAVAMPEEYRYTKVWILCNDCNETTEASFHIFGHKCGHCKSYNTRKISPPGGPKKNVSTSS; the protein is encoded by the exons ATGGAGGCGGGCTCTGCTGACAATGAGCTGGATTTTGAGAAGATAAACCCGTCTTTTTCTGCCCTAACAATAGAAGCGGGCTCTGCTGATGATAATGAACGCCTGGATTTTGAGAAGATGGTTCATGG atGTGAACATTATAGGAGAAGATGTAGAATAAGAGCTCCATGTTGTAATGAGATATACTATTGTCGTCATTGTCACAATGAAGCCATG AGCTTGTTAAGCAATCCCAAGGATCGTCATGAACTTGTTAGACGTGATGTTACGCAAGTAATATGTGCAGTTTGTGATACCGAGCAGGAG GTTGCTCATGTTTGTTCCAATTGTGGTGTTAAGATGGGAGAATACTTTTGTCAAGTCTGCAAATTCTACGATGATGAT AACGAGAAAGGACAATTTCACTGTGATGAATGTGGAATCTGCAGAGTTGGTGGCCGAGACAACTTCTTCCACTGCAAGAAGTGtg GTTCTTGTTATGCGATTAGTTTGCGTGATAACCATATTTGTGTTGAGAATTCAATGCGAAACCACTGTCCCATCTGCTATGAG TATCTTTTTGATTCGTTGAAGGATACACAAGTTTTGAAGTGCGGGCATACGATACATCGCACATGTTATGATGAGATGTTTGAGCATAATCG ATATTCTTGCCCTATATGTTCGAAATCAACGACGGACTTGTCTACTGTCTGGCAAAGATTAGATCAAGAG ATTGAAGCAGTTGCAATGCCTGAGGAATACCGGTACACCAAG GTTTGGATCCTCTGTAATGACTGTAATGAGACAACTGAAGCTTCATTCCACATTTTCGGGCACAAGTGTGGCCACTGCAAATCATACAATACAAGGAAAATTTCGCCTCCAGGTGGTCCAAAGAAAAACGTGTCCACCTCCAGTTAG
- the LOC113349614 gene encoding probable serine/threonine-protein kinase At1g54610: protein MDAIKGWSPRSSNSFEILHKIGQDSSRCQVFKGRDIITGKIVALKKIKLHTWEPEYVEEMAREILVLNRLDSHPNVVKLEGLVLIHGEPLSLYLVFEYMEHSLADLIITHQIKFTESQVKCYMHQLLLGLEYCHSRGVIHGNINAFNLLISNKGILKIAGFGKAASINFPNRNESGMVSEAVPVLYRAPEFSSYHPAYSSAADLWGVGCILAESLATKPIIQTLQVEEHCNPYNKHGRRKNFKGFPPSSLTLLKTLLADNPVARQSASAALANKFFTTSPYACEPSSILQYPPRKTIQEAK from the exons ATGGACGCCATCAAAGGTTGGAGTCCTCGTTCCTCCAATAGTTTTGAAATTCTCCATAAG ATTGGACAGGATAGTAGTCGCTGCCAAGTATTCAAAGGCAGAGATATCATTACCGGGAAAATTGTGGCTTTAAAGAAGATCAAACTGCACACCTGGGAGCCTGAGTATGTGGAAGAGATGGCGCGAGAGATTCTCGTCTTGAACCGACTAGATTCTCATCCTAATGTTGTGAAATTGGAAGGTCTGGTGCTGATTCACGGAGAGCCTTTGAGTTTGTACCTAGTTTTTGAATACATGGAACATAGTTTGGCTGATCTCATTATAACCCACCAAATCAAGTTCACAGAGTCTCAG GTAAAGTGCTATATGCATCAACTGCTATTAGGACTTGAATATTGTCACAGCCGTGGTGTAATCCATGGTAACATCAATGCATTTAATCTTCTCATTAGCAACAAAGGAATACTTAAGATTGCTGGTTTCGGAAAAGCTGCTTCAATTAATTTTCCTAATCGCAATGAATCGGGTATGGTTAGTGAAGCAGTACCTGTCCTGTATCGGGCACCAGAGTTTTCTTCATACCATCCTGCATACAGCAGTGCTGCAGATCTTTGGGGTGTCGGTTGCATCTTAGCCGAGTCATTGGCTACGAAACCTATCATACAGACACTTCAAGTG GAAGAACACTGCAACCCGTATAATAAACACGGCAGAAGAAAGAATTTTAAAGGTTTTCCACCATCATCATTGACGTTATTGAAAACTCTTCTGGCAGATAATCCAGTTGCACGACAATCTGCTTCTGCTGCATTGGCAAATAAA TTCTTCACAACAAGCCCTTATGCATGTGAACCATCCAGCATTCTACAGTATCCTCCAAGGAAGACAATACAAGAAGCTAAATAG